TTCTACACGGTCAGCAAGTTCCGTGACGACCGGCACGGCGCAGAGCCCGCGCAGTTCCACGGCAACAACCGCCTGGAGGTCGCGCTGGTCGTCGTGCCCGTGATCATCGTGTTCGGCCTGAGCGTGCTGGCCGTCAAGAGCCTCGCGGTCGTGAACAACGTGAACGCCGAGGCCCCGAAGATCGACGTGCTGGGGCGGCAGTTCTGGTGGAACTTCGGGTATCCGGCCGCCACGGCCGCCGCGGGCGGTGTGGTCACCAACGGCAACGAGATGATCATGCCCGCCGCGCAGCCGGTCGCCGTCACCGTGACCAGCGGCGACGTCATCCACGGCTTCTGGGCGCCGAACGTCGGCGGTCAGCGCGCCGCCATGCCCGCCGTGAAGAAGACCTGGATGATCGACTCGGACCGTCCCGGCGCGTACCAGGGCAACTGCTCGCAGCTGTGCGGGGCCAGCCACGCCAACATGCGCTACAAGGTCGTGGTGCTGGAGCAGGCGCGCTACACCGCCACGCTGAATGCCATGCAGGCCTACCGCGCGCCGGAACCCGCGCCCGGCAGCGCCGAGGCCCGCGGCTACGCGCTGTTCATGCAGGGCAAGCCCTCCACGGGCGCGGTCGCGTGCGCGTCGTGCCACCGCGTTCAGGGCACCACCGCCGCCGGCGCCGCCGGGCCGGACCTGAGCTTCTTCGGCACCCGCCGCACGCTGGGCGCCGGCATCTGGGAGGCCATGACCGAGGCGCACTGGACCGACGAGAAGGCCGCCGCCGAGCTGCATGCCTGGCTCAAACACAGCCCCGTCGTCAAGCCCGGCAGCCTGATGCCCCGCTACGACGGCGGTGAGTA
The genomic region above belongs to Deinococcus metalli and contains:
- the coxB gene encoding cytochrome c oxidase subunit II, which codes for MNTTQDRHRGTRRHVGRTGALAAALGMALLSGCQQVRQSISIGDMSSAYNREIWWMSLWAIALSIIIFVGVSYALFYTVSKFRDDRHGAEPAQFHGNNRLEVALVVVPVIIVFGLSVLAVKSLAVVNNVNAEAPKIDVLGRQFWWNFGYPAATAAAGGVVTNGNEMIMPAAQPVAVTVTSGDVIHGFWAPNVGGQRAAMPAVKKTWMIDSDRPGAYQGNCSQLCGASHANMRYKVVVLEQARYTATLNAMQAYRAPEPAPGSAEARGYALFMQGKPSTGAVACASCHRVQGTTAAGAAGPDLSFFGTRRTLGAGIWEAMTEAHWTDEKAAAELHAWLKHSPVVKPGSLMPRYDGGEYLVQGKSVKGGTLTDTEIDDIAAYLRSLQLPAEADYWKGTPVMGAPTAGGTP